Proteins from one Clupea harengus chromosome 17, Ch_v2.0.2, whole genome shotgun sequence genomic window:
- the igsf9ba gene encoding protein turtle homolog B: MIWYVATLIASVFGTRGTAAQGELKCSILFRSHVASPFYLGMSARSALPNGRASLQIDQVRSEDQGWYECRVLMLEQQYDTFHNGSWVHLTVNAPPTFTDTPPQYVEAREGGSTTLTCTAFGNPTPIITWLREGQELTTTKKYTVSFGSLTVLAITREDRGAYTCRAHSDQGEAVHTTRLLVQGPPYIVSPPENVTVNISQNAMFTCQAEAYPGNLTYTWFWEEDNVYFKNDLKLRVRILIDGTLIIFRVKPEDAGKYTCSPSNSLGISPSASAYLSIQYPARVLNMPPVIYVPRKLPGVIRCPVDANPPVLSVRWEKDGYPLRVEKYPGWSQMPDGNIHVAEVTEDSLGTYTCVPYNVLGTMGPSPPATLVLKDPPYFNVKPGGEYRQEAGRELVIPCAASGDPEIPTISWRKVGKPSRSKHNVLPSGSLQFVSLGKEDHGEWECVATNVVTSITASTRIVVIGTSPHAPSSIQVNAMMSSANVSWEPGYDGGFEQTFSVWYGPVVKRVDFGPHDWLSMPVTGSQNWLLVQGLESKTAYQFSVLAQNKLGTGPFSQVVTVTTVVYPLSTPEPLVLLTPPRCLTANRTQQGVLLTWLPPANHSSPIDRYIIEFRLGEKWEVLDDLIPAAETEIMARDLVQDAWYEFRSLAVMDDLISESSNVVGVSSTDPFPPTEMADESLARPVVAGIVATICFLAAAVLFSTLAACFVNKQHRRKLKRKRDPPLSITHTRKSIETPLSSGKISPESIPSSRSRSPSLCSMIPPGLYVKSLPSPKEKELSLYKKTKRAITSKKYSVSKHEAEVTSPIELISRGPDGRFVMEAELEEALRSRRIQGFPFVEESDLYPEFRQSDEENDEPGPLPPVMATLRPQISPVSSSQESYTQPPAYSPRLAHRPLEGMSIYESSGLQATGQSVSHFHRLFPHGPFYGYLGSGVGVGISGEAELHPPFYLPESSSRSSVASSPPPEGAYTHPRLSLGDGRDLRGSHAPYSSGHALPLSPSPGPRSPELWPPPDFPFLSHPHHRALPPDLPPYPPPPLSAAQFSFLQLEAPKAPPGGRSPQGPPARHLTMQQAAGLGTLRHTANGMGIPVLPYMGMRFGSPSTLRSDSPDTWRPESEPWLSPRAARRADLGQQVVLQPSRLSPLTQSPPSSHAGSPDILVRPPPPRPSILRPSHSQEMPETSRHPPLARVSFSQGSSPTSSPTQGSSYARRPSPSYHAHLAFATAAASYPSQSPSQSPSPPPRAPRAPPSRGRRRRGSPPHTSWPLQGRCTPILRAGVRAFTCLTDR; this comes from the exons CGCCCCCTACCTTCACGGACACTCCCCCCCAGTATGTGGAGGCGCGGGAGGGGGGCAGTACCACTCTGACCTGCACTGCCTTTGGGAACCCCACCCCCATCATCACATGGCTACGCGAGGGCCAGGAGCTCACCACCACCAAGAAATAcacg GTGAGCTTCGGGAGCCTGACGGTGCTAGCGATCACTAGGGAGGACCGCGGGGCCTACACCTGCCGTGCCCACAGTGACCAGGGGGAGGCGGTACACACCACGCGGCTGCTGGTCCAAG GACCTCCATATATTGTGTCACCTCCTGAAAACGTCACTGTTAACATTTCCCAGAATGCCATGTTCACATGCCAAGCCGAGGCGTATCCTGGCAACCTGACCTACACCTGGTTTTGGGAGGAGGATAACGTCTACTTCAAGAA TGATCTAAAGCTCCGGGTGCGTATCCTGATTGATGGGACTCTTATCATCTTCCGTGTGAAGCCAGAGGATGCTGGGAAATACACCTGCAGCCCGAGCAACAGCCTGGGCATCTCTCCATCCGCCTCGGCCTACCTCTCCATAcagt ATCCTGCCCGTGTGCTAAACATGCCGCCGGTCATCTACGTCCCACGGAAGCTTCCGGGAGTCATCCGCTGCCCGGTCGATGCCAACccccctgtcctgtctgtgcGCTGGGAGAAAGACGGCTACCCGCTACGGGTGGAGAAG TACCCCGGCTGGAGTCAGATGCCTGATGGGAATATTCACGTGGCAGAGGTGACGGAGGACTCCCTCGGCACCTACACCTGCGTGCCTTACAACGTGCTGGGAACCATGGGCCCGTCCCCCCCAGCCACACTGGTGCTAAag gatccCCCTTACTTTAACGTGAAGCCCGGGGGGGAGTACCGTCAGGAGGCGGGGCGGGAGCTGGTGATCCCCTGTGCCGCTTCCGGAGACCCTGAGATTCCCACCATCAGCTGGAGGAAG gtggggAAGCCCAGTCGAAGCAAGCACAACGTGCTCCCCAGCGGCAGTCTGCAGTTTGTGTCCCTGGGCAAGGAGGACCAcggggagtgggagtgtgtggccACCAATGTCGTCACGAGCATCACTGCCAGCACACGGATCGTCGTCATTG gTACGAGTCCCCACGCCCCGTCCAGCATCCAGGTGAACGCCATGATGAGTTCAGCTAACGTGTCGTGGGAGCCCGGCTACGACGGTGGCTTTGAGCAGACGTTTTCTGTCTGGTACGGCCCTGT GGTGAAGAGAGTTGATTTCGGGCCTCACGATTGGCTGTCCATGCCGGTGACCGGCTCCCAGAACTGGCTGCTGGTTCAGGGGCTGGAATCCAAGACGGCTTACCAGTTCAGCGTTCTGGCTCAGAACAAACTGGGCACTGGTCCTTTCAGCCAGGTGGTCACTGTGACCACAGTAG TTTACCCCTTAAGTACCCCTGAACCACTGGTGCTTCTAACCCCACCACGGTGCCTCACAGCCAACCGGACACAGCAGGGCGTGCTCCTCACCTGGCTCccgccagccaatcacagctctCCCATAGACCGCTACATCATCGAGTTCCGTCTGGGGGAGAAGTGGGAGGTGCTCGATGACCTCATCCCCGCTGCTGAGACTGAGATCATGGCCAGAGACCTGGTCCAG gatGCCTGGTATGAGTTCCGATCGCTGGCTGTCATGGATGACCTCATTAGTGAGAGCAGTAACGTAGTTGGAGTGTCAAGTACAG acccCTTCCCTCCCACAGAGATGGCGGACGAGAGCCTGGCGCGGCCCGTGGTGGCGGGCATCGTGGCGACCATCTGCTTCTTGGCCGCCGCCGTGCTCTTCAGCACCCTCGCCGCCTGCTTCGTCAACAAGCAGCACCGACGCAAACTCAAACGCAAGAGAG ATCCCCCCTTGTCAATCACCCATACCAGGAAAAGCATTGAGACTcc gcTCTCCTCTGGGAAGATCAGTCCAGAGAGCATCCCGTCCTCGCGCTCGCGCTCCCCCTCGCTGTGCAGCATGATCCCCCCCGGCCTCTACGTGAAGAGTCTGCCCAGCCCCAAGGAGAAGGAGCTGTCCCTCTACAAGAAGACCAAGCGAGCAATAACCAGCAAGAAGTACAGCGTGTCCAAGCACGAGGCCGAGGTCACCTCGCCAATCGAGCTGATCAGCCGCGGGCCCGACGGCCGCTTCGTCATGGAGGCCGAGCTGGAGGAGGCGCTCCGGTCGCGCCGCATCCAGGGGTTCCCCTTCGTGGAGGAGTCCGACCTGTACCCCGAGTTCCGCCAGTCGGACGAGGAGAACGACGAGCCGGGGCCCCTGCCCCCCGTCATGGCCACCCTGCGGCCCCAGATCTCCCCCGTGTCCTCCAGCCAGGAGTCCTACACGCAGCCCCCCGCCTACAGCCCCCGGCTGGCCCACCGCCCCCTGGAAGGTATGAGCATCTACGAGAGTAGCGGCCTGCAGGCCACCGGCCAGAGCGTCTCCCACTTCCACAGGCTCTTTCCCCACGGCCCCTTCTATGGTTACCTAGGTAGCGGAGTGGGCGTCGGCATCAGCGGAGAGGCGGAGCTTCATCCTCCCTTCTACCTGCCGGAGAGCAGCTCCCGTAGCTCTGTGGCCTCCTCCCCACCACCTGAGGGCgcctacacacacccacgcctCTCCCTGGGGGACGGGCGGGACTTGAGGGGGAGCCACGCCCCATACTCCTCAGGCCACGCCCTCCCCCTCAGCCCCTCCCCTGGGCCGCGCTCCCCCGAGCTCTGGCCGCCCCCTGACTTCCCCTTCCTCAGCCACCCCCACCACCGAGCCCTCCCCCCCGACctgcccccctacccccctcctcccctaaGCGCCGCCCAGTTCTCCTTCCTGCAGCTGGAGGCCCCCAaagcgccccctggtggccgcTCCCCTCAGGGTCCCCCGGCCCGGCATTTAACTATGCAACAGGCGGCCGGCCTCGGCACGCTCAGACACACGGCCAACGGCATGGGCATTCCAGTGCTGCCGTACATGGGCATGCGGTTCGGCAGCCCTAGCACGCTGCGTAGCGACAGCCCCGACACCTGGCGCCCGGAGTCCGAGCCCTGGCTGAGCCCGCGGGCCGCCCGTCGTGCCGACCTTGGCCAGCAGGTGGTGCTGCAGCCTTCGCGTCTGTCCCCCCTCACCCAGAGCCCCCCCAGCTCCCACGCAGGCTCCCCCGACATCTTGGTGCGGCCCCCGCCCCCCCGGCCCAGTATCCTGCGCCCATCCCACTCGCAGGAGATGCCCGAGACGTCGCGCCACCCCCCCCTGGCTCGCGTCAGCTTCTCCCAGGGCTCCTcgcccacctcctcccccacccagGGCTCCAGCTACGCGCGCCGCCCGAGCCCCTCCTACCACGCCCACCTGGCCttcgccaccgccgccgccagcTACCCCTCTCAGTCCCCCTCGCagtccccctccccaccccccagggCGCCCAGGGCCCCCCCCAGCCGAGGACGGAGACGGAGAGGCAGCCCTCCGCACACCAGCTGGCCTCTGCAGGGTAGGTGCACTCCCATCCTCAGAGCAGGCGTTAGAGCTTTTACATGCCTTACAGACCGCTAG